A part of Magnetospirillum sp. genomic DNA contains:
- a CDS encoding FkbM family methyltransferase: MLRTTKRPLAFVLTAANHGSMLVNRNDSYTNAVETIGVGYNIFLNSSCGQEEIDAALQLLDSRRKHYGDGVFALDCGANIGVHIVEWARHMHGWGEALAFEAQERIFYALAGNLTLNNCFNARALWAAVGAHAGEIRVPEPDYLAAGSFGSLEIRKTEKTEFIGQAIDYSDAQTRPVRMLAIDDLDLPRLDLIKIDIEGMELEALAGARKTIARHKPQMLIERIKTDQLALNAVLLEHGYKLFAFGVNLLAIHESDPFATQVVINR; encoded by the coding sequence GTGCTCAGAACGACCAAACGCCCGCTTGCCTTCGTGCTTACGGCCGCCAACCACGGCTCGATGCTCGTGAACCGCAACGATTCGTACACGAACGCGGTCGAGACGATCGGCGTGGGCTACAATATCTTTCTGAACTCTTCCTGCGGCCAGGAAGAGATCGACGCGGCGTTGCAGCTGCTCGATTCGCGCCGCAAGCATTACGGCGACGGCGTGTTCGCCCTCGATTGCGGTGCGAATATCGGCGTGCACATCGTCGAATGGGCGCGCCACATGCACGGCTGGGGCGAAGCGCTCGCCTTCGAAGCGCAGGAGCGGATTTTCTACGCGCTCGCGGGCAATCTCACGCTCAACAACTGCTTCAATGCGCGCGCATTGTGGGCGGCCGTGGGTGCGCATGCGGGCGAAATCCGCGTGCCGGAGCCCGATTATCTTGCGGCCGGCAGCTTCGGCAGCCTGGAAATCCGCAAGACCGAGAAGACCGAATTCATCGGCCAAGCGATCGACTACAGCGATGCGCAAACGCGGCCCGTGCGCATGCTCGCGATCGACGATCTCGATCTGCCGCGCCTCGACCTCATCAAGATCGACATCGAGGGCATGGAGCTCGAAGCGCTCGCCGGTGCCCGCAAGACGATCGCGCGCCACAAGCCGCAGATGCTGATCGAGCGCATCAAGACCGACCAGCTCGCACTCAATGCGGTCCTGCTCGAGCACGGCTATAAGCTGTTCGCCTTCGGCGTCAATCTACTGGCGATCCACGAATCCGACCCGTTCGCGACCCAAGTCGTGATCAACCGCTGA
- a CDS encoding FkbM family methyltransferase, translated as MLKTTKRPVAFVLVATNHGTMMVNRNDHHTDAFATFGVGHEIFHTSGCGQEEIDVALQLLDARKEYFGAGVVALDCGANIGVHTIEWAKHMHGWGTVTAFEAQEKIYYALAGNIAMNNCFNARAVWTAIGAADGTIRVPVPDYLKPSSFGSLEIRKTEKTEFIGQDVDYSAAKTVETTMRAIDSFALPRLDFIKIDIEGMEMEALAGARNTIAAHKPMMLIEGIKTDLGALTTYLNEMGYRYFTFGINVIAIHTSDPYSARVITKK; from the coding sequence GTGCTCAAAACCACCAAACGCCCCGTGGCCTTCGTGCTGGTTGCGACGAACCATGGCACGATGATGGTCAACCGCAACGACCACCACACCGACGCCTTCGCGACCTTCGGCGTCGGCCACGAAATCTTCCACACGTCGGGCTGCGGGCAGGAAGAGATCGACGTGGCCTTGCAGCTGCTCGACGCGCGCAAGGAGTATTTCGGCGCCGGCGTCGTCGCCCTCGATTGCGGGGCCAATATCGGCGTGCATACGATCGAGTGGGCCAAGCACATGCATGGCTGGGGCACGGTCACGGCTTTCGAAGCGCAGGAGAAGATCTACTACGCGCTCGCCGGCAACATCGCCATGAACAACTGCTTCAACGCGCGCGCCGTGTGGACCGCCATCGGTGCCGCCGATGGCACGATTCGCGTGCCCGTGCCCGACTATTTGAAGCCGTCGAGCTTCGGCAGCCTCGAGATCCGCAAGACCGAGAAGACCGAATTCATCGGCCAGGACGTCGACTACAGTGCCGCCAAAACCGTCGAAACCACGATGCGCGCGATCGACAGTTTTGCGCTGCCGCGCCTCGATTTCATCAAGATCGACATCGAGGGCATGGAGATGGAGGCGCTGGCGGGTGCCCGCAACACGATCGCGGCGCACAAGCCGATGATGCTGATCGAAGGCATCAAGACGGACCTGGGCGCTCTCACCACGTATCTGAACGAGATGGGCTACCGCTATTTCACCTTCGGCATCAATGTGATTGCGATCCACACGAGCGACCCCTATTCGGCGCGCGTGATCACGAAGAAATAG
- a CDS encoding cyclic nucleotide-binding domain-containing protein, whose protein sequence is MAEDANIRFERKQTLALKGVDGQLRETTVTTGPRLQRFRFAPGVRIFAQGDPGDLAFVVESGRVAIRQRRAGKGLETEIEIAQIGAGAMFGELALIDGLPRTASAVALATANCVAISPNQLDTHLAEASPELSQRLRLLLAFVRAVPARATWPDGKPPQIPSAELVAVHEAVTAGSALAKTEANTAFLRALYQTMCAYALARFP, encoded by the coding sequence GTGGCCGAAGACGCCAATATCCGGTTCGAGCGCAAACAGACCCTCGCCCTCAAAGGCGTGGACGGGCAATTGCGCGAAACCACCGTCACCACAGGGCCGCGGCTGCAGCGCTTCCGTTTCGCACCCGGCGTGCGGATCTTCGCGCAAGGCGATCCGGGCGACCTTGCCTTCGTCGTCGAAAGCGGGCGCGTGGCGATCCGCCAGCGACGCGCTGGCAAAGGGCTTGAGACGGAAATCGAAATCGCGCAGATCGGTGCCGGGGCCATGTTCGGCGAACTTGCGCTGATCGACGGGCTGCCGCGCACGGCCTCGGCCGTGGCGCTCGCAACGGCGAATTGCGTCGCGATCTCGCCCAATCAGCTCGACACCCATCTGGCGGAGGCGAGCCCCGAGCTTTCCCAGCGCCTGCGCCTGCTGCTTGCTTTTGTGCGCGCCGTGCCCGCCCGCGCGACCTGGCCCGACGGCAAGCCGCCGCAGATTCCGTCGGCCGAGCTTGTGGCGGTGCACGAGGCGGTCACGGCCGGCAGCGCGCTTGCCAAAACCGAAGCGAACACGGCGTTCCTGCGCGCCCTCTACCAAACGATGTGCGCCTACGCGCTCGCGCGGTTCCCTTGA
- a CDS encoding pentapeptide repeat-containing protein encodes MPPPTKVSQHDINTAVALHEKMAKGKTGGVRLALSFKVAERMDFRNRDLSEAELVGAFLCESTFAHAKMTRANLFGADLTGCDMSDTDLSKADLRGVQLKRANLERANLTAADIRDGFIIVRDKDGNFSYHNNQPQGAVLTDAKFAHADMTNAKMSRVFGPRTDLTGCIMRGAILRQADLSNSDLSGVVLTGADLTNANLSNCILHGATLAGALLDNTNLDGADLTASNFGTQDLARVDTSKAVLPVSIDKLEKSVQQIFIDHLDWLKTEGRTGHQADFERVNLADLDAPGVNLSAGRLALCILRNAKLAGSYFQVADFSSAFMAGCDLSGAKLQGSKLDKATLTGAKLRDADLAPMPVDTLNQRVWNTKMKEANLSGADLRGANLSKADLTGSVLRRADLREANLTDAILLDCDFSGADLRGAVLTGADTRGTAGLENAL; translated from the coding sequence ATGCCGCCCCCCACCAAAGTAAGCCAACACGACATCAACACCGCCGTCGCCCTCCACGAAAAGATGGCCAAGGGCAAGACCGGCGGCGTGCGTCTGGCGCTGTCGTTCAAGGTTGCCGAGCGCATGGATTTCCGCAATCGCGATCTAAGCGAGGCTGAACTCGTCGGCGCGTTCCTGTGCGAGTCGACCTTCGCGCACGCCAAGATGACGCGCGCCAATCTGTTCGGCGCCGATCTCACGGGCTGCGACATGTCGGACACAGACTTGTCGAAAGCCGATCTCCGCGGCGTGCAGCTCAAGCGCGCCAATCTCGAGCGCGCGAACCTCACCGCCGCCGACATCCGCGACGGCTTCATCATCGTGCGCGACAAGGACGGCAACTTCAGCTACCACAATAACCAGCCGCAAGGGGCCGTGCTGACCGACGCCAAATTCGCGCATGCCGACATGACGAACGCGAAGATGAGCCGCGTGTTCGGGCCGCGCACCGACCTTACGGGCTGCATCATGCGCGGTGCGATCCTGCGCCAGGCCGATCTCTCGAACTCGGACTTGAGCGGCGTGGTGCTCACCGGGGCCGACCTCACCAACGCCAATCTGTCGAACTGCATCCTGCACGGCGCCACGCTTGCGGGCGCTCTGCTCGACAATACCAATCTCGACGGGGCCGACCTCACCGCGTCCAATTTCGGCACGCAGGATCTGGCGCGCGTCGACACGTCGAAGGCCGTGCTGCCGGTGTCGATCGACAAGCTCGAAAAATCCGTGCAGCAGATTTTCATCGACCATCTCGACTGGCTCAAGACCGAGGGGCGCACCGGCCACCAGGCCGACTTCGAGCGCGTCAATCTGGCCGATCTCGACGCGCCCGGCGTCAATCTTTCGGCCGGGCGCTTGGCGCTCTGCATTCTTCGCAATGCCAAGCTCGCGGGCAGCTATTTTCAGGTCGCAGATTTTTCGTCGGCCTTCATGGCGGGCTGCGATCTTTCGGGGGCGAAGCTCCAGGGCTCCAAGCTCGACAAGGCGACCTTGACGGGCGCCAAGCTGCGCGACGCGGACCTTGCACCCATGCCGGTCGACACGCTCAATCAGCGTGTGTGGAACACAAAGATGAAAGAGGCCAATTTGAGCGGGGCCGATCTGCGCGGCGCCAATCTGTCGAAAGCCGATCTGACGGGTTCGGTTCTGCGCCGCGCCGATCTGCGCGAAGCGAACCTTACCGACGCGATCCTGCTCGATTGCGATTTTTCGGGGGCCGATCTGCGCGGGGCCGTGCTGACGGGGGCCGATACGCGCGGCACCGCCGGCCTCGAGAACGCGCTTTAA
- a CDS encoding AMP-binding protein, which translates to MNLAAHLVRNATRIPDRPALALGTQTVATWAQMAARVASLAGGLRAAGLEAGARVAIVAENTPDYALAFYAIWHAGLAAVPLNSKLHAKELAYCFDHSEAALVLHSKDMAATVADAHPRSKTMQMGGADWQALAASPPIAMADAAADDMAWLFYTSGTTGKPKGAMLTHGNLLAMALSYFVDIDPPSPGGAILHAAPMSHGSGLYMLPMVLIGNTQVIPASGHFDPAEIAGLFQHWPDVTMFAAPTMVKRLVTHEGARDPGNLRTIVWGGAPMYVADLEFAIQRYGYRFAQLYGQGESPMCISGLTRAAIEAAHKAGDVGLLASAGTAQSVVEIRIADEGEICVRGQSVMKGYWRDGAATARALRDGWLHTGDIGEIDARGVLTLKDRSKDLIISGGSNIYPREVEEVLQAHPAVAEVSVVGAPDAEWGEQVVAYVVLCPGVSATQAELDALCLAQIARFKRPKRYRFVAALPKNAYGKILKTELRKQEQANAEAP; encoded by the coding sequence ATGAACCTCGCTGCCCATCTCGTGCGCAATGCCACACGCATCCCCGATCGCCCGGCCTTGGCGCTGGGCACGCAAACGGTCGCGACCTGGGCGCAGATGGCGGCTCGAGTTGCTTCGCTCGCCGGCGGTTTGCGCGCGGCTGGCCTTGAAGCGGGCGCGCGCGTTGCGATCGTGGCCGAAAACACGCCGGATTATGCGCTCGCCTTCTATGCGATCTGGCATGCGGGCCTGGCGGCCGTACCGCTCAATAGCAAGCTGCACGCAAAAGAACTCGCCTATTGCTTCGACCATTCCGAGGCGGCGTTGGTACTGCATTCGAAGGACATGGCAGCGACTGTTGCCGATGCGCACCCACGCTCAAAAACCATGCAGATGGGCGGTGCCGATTGGCAAGCGCTTGCGGCAAGTCCGCCGATCGCGATGGCCGATGCGGCGGCAGACGATATGGCTTGGCTCTTCTACACGAGCGGAACCACCGGCAAGCCCAAGGGGGCCATGCTCACGCACGGCAATCTGCTGGCGATGGCGCTTAGCTATTTTGTGGATATCGATCCGCCCAGCCCCGGCGGTGCGATTCTGCATGCGGCACCCATGTCGCACGGCTCGGGCCTCTACATGCTGCCGATGGTGCTTATCGGCAATACGCAAGTGATTCCCGCAAGCGGCCATTTCGATCCGGCCGAGATTGCGGGCCTGTTCCAGCATTGGCCGGACGTGACGATGTTTGCGGCCCCCACGATGGTCAAGCGCTTGGTCACGCACGAAGGTGCGCGCGATCCGGGCAATCTGCGCACCATCGTGTGGGGCGGGGCGCCGATGTATGTGGCCGATCTCGAGTTCGCGATCCAGCGCTACGGCTATCGCTTCGCGCAGCTCTACGGCCAGGGCGAATCGCCGATGTGTATCTCAGGCCTCACGCGTGCGGCGATCGAAGCGGCGCACAAAGCGGGCGATGTGGGGCTGCTGGCGTCGGCGGGCACGGCGCAATCGGTCGTCGAGATTCGCATTGCAGATGAAGGCGAGATTTGCGTACGCGGCCAAAGCGTGATGAAGGGCTATTGGCGCGATGGGGCCGCAACCGCGCGCGCGTTGCGCGACGGTTGGCTGCACACGGGCGACATCGGCGAAATCGACGCGCGCGGCGTGCTCACGCTCAAGGACCGCTCGAAGGATCTCATCATCTCGGGCGGCTCCAACATCTATCCGCGCGAGGTCGAAGAGGTGCTCCAGGCGCATCCGGCCGTGGCCGAAGTGTCGGTCGTGGGTGCCCCCGATGCCGAGTGGGGCGAGCAGGTCGTGGCGTATGTGGTGCTGTGCCCCGGCGTTTCGGCGACACAAGCCGAGCTCGATGCTTTGTGCTTGGCGCAGATCGCGCGCTTCAAGCGGCCCAAGCGCTATCGGTTCGTGGCTGCTTTGCCGAAAAACGCCTACGGCAAGATTCTGAAGACCGAGTTGCGCAAGCAGGAGCAAGCAAATGCCGAAGCGCCTTGA
- a CDS encoding SDR family oxidoreductase: MPKRLEGKTAIVTGAGTSGPGWGNGKAAAVLFAREGAKVCCVDVNADAGAATASLIREEGGQAISVACDVSKSAAVADMVAQCRASFGSIDILHNNVGILAHGGPVELAEEDWDRVLRVNLKSMYLTAKHVLPVFLEQFAATGKGGAIVNIASIAGIRYLGIPYIAYSTTKGAIVPFTQSLAVQYAAKGIRANCILPGLMNTPMIVEPLRAAYGGDVAHMIAVRDAQCPTGKMGDAWDVAYAALFLASDEAKYVTGVALPVDGGITLKVS, translated from the coding sequence ATGCCGAAGCGCCTTGAAGGCAAGACCGCGATCGTCACCGGGGCGGGCACCTCCGGCCCCGGCTGGGGCAACGGCAAGGCGGCGGCGGTCTTGTTCGCGCGCGAAGGTGCGAAAGTCTGCTGCGTCGACGTCAATGCGGATGCGGGCGCGGCGACGGCATCGCTGATCCGCGAAGAAGGCGGGCAGGCGATTTCGGTCGCGTGCGACGTGTCGAAGAGTGCGGCTGTGGCCGACATGGTCGCGCAATGCCGGGCTTCGTTCGGCTCGATCGACATTCTGCACAACAATGTCGGCATCCTTGCGCATGGCGGGCCGGTCGAACTCGCCGAGGAAGATTGGGACCGCGTGCTGCGCGTCAATCTCAAATCGATGTATCTGACCGCCAAGCACGTGCTGCCGGTGTTCCTCGAACAGTTTGCAGCGACCGGCAAGGGCGGGGCCATCGTCAACATCGCGTCGATCGCAGGGATCCGCTATCTCGGCATTCCCTACATCGCCTACAGCACCACGAAGGGTGCCATCGTGCCGTTCACGCAGAGCTTGGCCGTGCAGTACGCGGCCAAGGGCATTCGCGCCAACTGCATCCTGCCGGGCCTCATGAACACGCCGATGATCGTCGAGCCGTTGCGCGCGGCCTATGGCGGGGACGTGGCGCACATGATCGCGGTGCGCGACGCGCAATGCCCCACCGGCAAGATGGGCGACGCATGGGACGTGGCCTATGCGGCCCTGTTCCTGGCGTCGGACGAAGCCAAATACGTGACCGGCGTTGCCCTGCCGGTCGATGGCGGCATTACGCTCAAAGTGTCTTGA
- a CDS encoding AbrB family transcriptional regulator, which translates to MTLQVDWRALATAVVLGTVGGAVFKALSIPLPWMLGAMCFTTVAAVSGAKVAMPRRVRDWFLTVLGVLLGAGFTPAILARMPEWIVTMAALAVWAVLAGGVAYFYMRRVAHYDPTTAFFAATPGGLAEMTMVGSQYGGHLQTLALSHTARIMLVVLVLPIWFRLDGALGSAPTQALVGIFDISAIDYLILGTCAVGGAVVAKRLRLPAANMLGPMVCSAAVHLAGITDTQPPYVVTAAAQIVLGAAIGQRFAGMKLRVIGVTVLHAMAAGALMLALTIAFSAVLAQVTGQTLPGLVLAFAPGGFAEMSLVALALGIDPAVVAGHHLYRIVIVVTFAPLIYRRFFAPKTPPDLKTL; encoded by the coding sequence GTGACGCTTCAAGTCGATTGGCGAGCCCTCGCGACGGCGGTCGTGCTGGGCACGGTGGGCGGGGCGGTGTTCAAGGCGCTCAGCATTCCGCTGCCGTGGATGCTGGGTGCCATGTGCTTCACCACGGTTGCGGCCGTGTCGGGGGCCAAAGTCGCGATGCCCCGGCGCGTGCGCGACTGGTTTTTGACCGTGCTGGGCGTGCTGCTCGGGGCGGGCTTCACGCCCGCGATCCTCGCGCGCATGCCGGAATGGATCGTCACGATGGCGGCCCTTGCCGTGTGGGCCGTGCTTGCCGGCGGTGTGGCCTATTTCTACATGCGCCGCGTGGCGCACTACGATCCCACCACGGCGTTTTTCGCGGCCACGCCCGGCGGACTTGCCGAAATGACGATGGTGGGATCGCAATATGGCGGCCATCTGCAGACGCTGGCACTCAGCCACACCGCGCGCATCATGCTTGTGGTGCTGGTCTTGCCGATCTGGTTCCGGCTCGACGGCGCGCTCGGCAGTGCGCCGACGCAAGCGCTGGTCGGCATCTTCGACATTTCGGCGATCGACTATCTGATCCTCGGCACCTGCGCTGTCGGCGGTGCGGTCGTGGCCAAACGCCTGCGCTTGCCGGCGGCGAACATGCTGGGGCCGATGGTCTGCTCGGCCGCGGTGCATCTTGCCGGCATCACCGACACGCAGCCGCCCTATGTGGTGACGGCGGCAGCGCAGATCGTGCTGGGGGCCGCAATCGGCCAGCGTTTTGCGGGCATGAAACTGCGCGTGATCGGCGTCACGGTTCTGCATGCGATGGCGGCGGGTGCTTTGATGCTCGCACTCACGATCGCGTTTTCGGCCGTGCTGGCGCAAGTCACCGGCCAGACGCTGCCGGGCCTCGTGCTCGCTTTTGCCCCCGGCGGCTTTGCCGAGATGAGCCTTGTGGCGCTGGCACTGGGCATCGATCCGGCCGTCGTCGCCGGCCACCATCTCTACCGGATCGTGATCGTGGTCACGTTCGCACCCTTGATCTACCGGCGCTTCTTCGCCCCCAAAACGCCGCCCGATCTCAAGACACTTTGA
- a CDS encoding M14 family metallopeptidase → MDNEAYPIELTAPDISAYAKGNVGIDYATSFDSGRSGPHVLVTALVHGNEICGAIALDWLFKQNFRPVQGKLTLLFCNVAAYRSFDPQNPQASRFLNEDFNRVWNESTLDGPRQSQELARARQIRPLVASADLLLDIHSMQHATPALMLCGPLDKGRRFARAIGVPEIVVSDEGHAAGKRMRDYGDFGNPASAKNALLIECGQHWEKASADMARTCLVRFLAATGAANADWAAKHLPAAAAPAQRLIEVTEAVTIKTDAFRFASPFKGLEKIARKGDPIADDGGTPVLAPYDNCVLIMPTRRLGRGQTAVRLGREIA, encoded by the coding sequence ATGGACAACGAAGCCTATCCGATCGAACTCACCGCACCCGACATTTCGGCCTACGCCAAAGGCAATGTCGGCATCGACTACGCCACGAGCTTCGACAGCGGACGCAGTGGCCCGCATGTGCTGGTGACGGCCCTCGTGCACGGCAACGAAATTTGCGGCGCGATCGCCCTCGACTGGCTGTTCAAGCAGAATTTCCGCCCCGTGCAGGGCAAGCTCACCTTGCTGTTCTGCAACGTCGCCGCCTACCGGAGCTTCGATCCGCAGAACCCGCAGGCAAGTCGCTTCCTCAACGAAGATTTCAACCGCGTCTGGAACGAGTCCACGCTCGACGGCCCGCGCCAGTCGCAGGAGCTTGCGCGCGCGCGCCAGATCCGCCCGCTCGTGGCCTCGGCCGATCTCCTGCTCGACATCCATTCGATGCAGCACGCCACCCCCGCTTTGATGCTGTGCGGGCCGCTCGACAAAGGGCGCCGCTTCGCGCGCGCGATCGGCGTGCCCGAGATCGTCGTCAGCGACGAAGGCCACGCGGCGGGCAAGCGCATGCGCGACTACGGCGATTTCGGCAATCCGGCGAGTGCGAAAAACGCGCTGCTCATCGAGTGCGGCCAGCATTGGGAGAAAGCCTCTGCCGATATGGCGCGTACCTGCCTCGTACGCTTCCTGGCGGCGACGGGGGCCGCAAATGCGGACTGGGCGGCCAAGCATCTGCCGGCCGCAGCCGCACCCGCACAGCGCCTCATCGAAGTGACCGAGGCCGTGACGATCAAGACCGACGCATTCCGCTTCGCGAGCCCGTTCAAGGGCCTTGAGAAAATCGCGCGCAAAGGCGATCCGATTGCCGACGACGGCGGCACGCCCGTGCTCGCACCTTACGACAATTGCGTTTTGATCATGCCCACGCGCCGCTTGGGCCGCGGCCAGACGGCGGTGCGGCTCGGCCGCGAAATCGCGTGA
- a CDS encoding HAD family phosphatase: MKPDTVVFDLGNVLIGWDPRNLYRKLFADEAAMEAFLAEVCTHEWNVQQDAGRPIREAEAELLARFPDRADLIRAYYGRFMEMLSGPIAGTVMLLEALHSKGIPLYALTNWSAETFAMARPNFPFLELFRDIVVSGELGLVKPDPAIFHHLLKVVGKPAHACFFIDDSAANIASARKLGFTAHHFAAPPALHRDLENLGFL, encoded by the coding sequence ATGAAACCCGATACCGTCGTATTCGATCTCGGCAACGTGCTGATCGGCTGGGACCCGCGCAATCTCTACCGCAAGCTCTTCGCTGACGAAGCGGCGATGGAAGCGTTCCTCGCCGAAGTGTGCACGCATGAATGGAACGTCCAGCAGGATGCCGGCCGGCCGATCCGCGAGGCCGAAGCCGAACTCCTCGCACGCTTCCCCGATCGCGCCGACCTCATCCGCGCCTATTACGGGCGCTTCATGGAAATGCTGTCGGGGCCGATCGCGGGCACGGTCATGCTGCTCGAGGCGCTGCATTCCAAAGGCATACCGCTCTATGCGCTCACCAACTGGTCGGCCGAAACCTTCGCGATGGCGCGTCCGAACTTCCCGTTTCTCGAACTGTTCCGCGACATCGTGGTGTCGGGCGAGCTCGGCCTCGTGAAACCCGATCCCGCGATTTTCCATCATCTGCTGAAGGTCGTCGGCAAGCCCGCGCACGCGTGCTTTTTCATCGACGACAGTGCGGCCAATATCGCGAGTGCGCGCAAGCTCGGTTTCACCGCCCACCATTTTGCGGCGCCGCCTGCGTTGCACCGCGACCTCGAAAACTTGGGTTTTCTCTAG
- the argE gene encoding acetylornithine deacetylase encodes MSDTQTTLPQPATLEIVKRLVAFDTTSRDSNLALIDWVRGYLSKLGIESHLVFDATGKKANLWATIGPADRPGLVLSGHTDVVPIDGQEWTVAPFEPSVKDGKLYGRGTTDMKSFVGVCLALAPHFQQAKLKTPIHFAFSYDEEVGCLGVRRLLDDLEARGIKPMGCVVGEPTSMKVIRAHKGKISVRAHVRGFECHSSLAPRGVNAIQYAARAIAELVRMGDKLAADGPFDREFDIPFTTVHVGTIRGGTALNIVPKDCQFDFEFRHLPVHDPRTLFAEFEAFVRRELEPKMRAVNADTGFSFEEISSFPGLGGDEDSDVVQAAKAASGGNATAKVAFGTEAGLFEARGIPTVICGPGDIDQAHKPDEFVALEQIALCEQFLRRLVERFESRP; translated from the coding sequence ATGTCGGACACCCAAACCACCCTGCCCCAGCCCGCCACGCTCGAGATCGTCAAACGCCTCGTCGCCTTCGACACGACCAGCCGCGACAGCAATCTCGCTTTGATCGACTGGGTGCGCGGCTATCTTTCCAAGCTCGGCATCGAAAGCCATCTCGTGTTCGACGCGACAGGCAAAAAGGCCAATTTGTGGGCGACGATCGGCCCGGCCGACCGGCCTGGCTTGGTCCTCTCGGGCCATACGGACGTCGTGCCCATCGACGGCCAGGAATGGACGGTCGCCCCCTTCGAACCTTCGGTCAAAGACGGCAAACTTTACGGCCGCGGCACCACCGACATGAAGAGCTTCGTCGGCGTGTGCTTGGCCCTCGCCCCGCATTTCCAGCAAGCCAAGCTCAAGACGCCGATCCATTTTGCGTTCTCCTACGACGAGGAGGTCGGGTGCCTGGGCGTGCGACGCCTGCTCGACGATCTCGAGGCGCGCGGGATCAAGCCGATGGGCTGCGTCGTGGGCGAGCCCACCAGCATGAAGGTGATCCGCGCGCACAAGGGCAAGATCTCGGTGCGCGCACATGTGCGCGGCTTCGAATGCCATTCCTCACTTGCCCCGCGCGGCGTGAACGCGATCCAGTATGCCGCGCGCGCGATCGCCGAGCTCGTGCGCATGGGCGACAAGCTCGCCGCCGACGGCCCGTTCGACCGCGAATTCGACATTCCGTTCACGACCGTGCATGTCGGCACGATCCGCGGCGGCACGGCGCTCAATATCGTGCCGAAGGACTGCCAGTTCGATTTCGAGTTCCGCCATCTGCCGGTCCACGATCCGCGCACGCTGTTCGCCGAATTCGAAGCCTTCGTGCGGCGCGAGCTCGAGCCCAAGATGCGCGCCGTCAATGCCGACACGGGCTTCTCATTCGAGGAAATCTCGAGCTTCCCGGGTCTCGGCGGCGACGAGGACAGCGACGTCGTGCAGGCGGCCAAAGCGGCCTCGGGCGGCAACGCCACGGCCAAAGTTGCATTCGGCACCGAGGCGGGCCTGTTCGAAGCGCGCGGCATCCCGACCGTGATCTGTGGCCCCGGCGACATCGACCAGGCGCACAAGCCCGACGAGTTCGTGGCCCTCGAACAGATCGCACTTTGCGAACAGTTCCTGCGCCGCCTGGTCGAGCGTTTCGAAAGCCGGCCATGA